In Musa acuminata AAA Group cultivar baxijiao chromosome BXJ2-10, Cavendish_Baxijiao_AAA, whole genome shotgun sequence, a genomic segment contains:
- the LOC103969435 gene encoding uncharacterized protein LOC103969435 isoform X1, producing the protein MEALRWLLSVAKKKENVVTGLLLGTFVTLAVRSSVQEREIDALEAEKSSLRADISSLYSSMWSCRQDLFALAAAADPTSSPKQPFIPLSRLRAIYGEEEPPSNSAVLPSAVDPQGSEVVCDVSFFSPFWS; encoded by the exons ATGGAAGCGTTGCGGTGGCTGCTGTCGGTGGCAAAGAAGAAAGAGAACGTGGTCACCGGCCTGCTGCTCGGCACCTTTGTGACCTTGGCCGTCCGATCCTCCGTGCAAGAGCGGGAGATCGATGCCCTCGAGGCCGAAAAGTCTTCCCTCCGCGCCGACATCTCCTCCCTGTACTCCTCCATGTGGTCCTGTCGCCAGGACCTCTTCgccctcgccgccgccgccgacccGACCTCCTCCCCAAAGCAACCATTCATCCCCCTTTCCCGACTCCGCGCCATCTACGGCGAGGAGGAACCGCCCTCCAACTCTGCTGTCCTTCCGTCGGCGGTGGATCCTCAAG GGAGTGAAGTTGTGTGTgatgtttcttttttttcccccttttggTCTTGA
- the LOC135625422 gene encoding histone deacetylase 2-like isoform X1, with protein sequence MAASGAPVSALATSRRCLAFESLRVIATSGHRIQIFSAMAASSSSPEAAPTGPADAIRRDRILSSNLYFDVLPSKVPVIYSSSYDIAFFGIEKLHPFDSSKWGRICQFLIKEGFLDKKQTVEPLEASKDDLLVVHSESYLSSLKSSLNVATIIEVPPVSLLPNCLVQNKVLYPFRKQVGGSILAAKLAKEQGWAINIGGGFHHCSAENGGGFCAYADISLCIQFAFVLLNISRVMIIDLDAHQGNGHEIDFSNDRRVYILDMYNAGIYPFDFEAKRYIDQKVELASGTKTKEYLDKLDEALEVARNNFNPELVVYNAGTDILDGDPLGRLKISPDGVMTRDEKVFRFARERNIPLLMLTSGGYMKSSARVIADSIINLSKKNLIALDSPLGRK encoded by the exons ATGGCAGCGAGCGGCGCGCCTGTATCAGCACTGGCCACGTCTCGTCGCTGTCTCGCCTTCGAGTCACTTCGCGTCATTGCTACTTCCGGCCATCGTATACAAATATTCTCCG CCATggcagcctcctcctcctccccagaaGCCGCCCCGACGGGACCCGCGGATGCCATCCGCAGGGATCGGATCCTCTCCAGCAATCTCTACTTCGACGTTCTGCCCTCCAAG GTGCCTGTGATCTACTCGTCATCCTACGACATCGCGTTTTTTGGAATCGAGAAACT GCATCCATTTGATTCATCCAAGTGGGGCCGTATTTGCCAATTCTTAATTAAGGAAGGTTTCTTAGACAAGAAACAAACAGTAGAACCACTAGAAGCCTCAAAAGATGACTTACTGGTG GTGCATTCAGAATCATACTTGAGCAGTCTCAAAAGCAGCTTAAATGTTGCCACTATTATTGAG GTCCCTCCTGTTTCTTTGCTTCCCAATTGCCTTGTACAGAATAAAGTGCTTTACCCATTTCGCAAGCAG GTGGGAGGTTCCATACTGGCAGCTAAACTTGCAAAAGAGCAAGGGTGGGCCATCAATATTGGTGGTGGTTTCCATCATTGTTCAGCAGAAAATGGAGGTGGATTTTGCGCGTATGCTGACATTTCACTTTGTATTCAGTTTGCTTTTGTTCTTTTGAATATTTCAAG agtaATGATAATTGATCTTGATGCTCACCAAGGGAACGGCCATGAAATAGACTTCTCTAATGACA GAAGGGTTTATATTCTGGACATGTACAATGCTGGAATATATCCTTTT GACTTTGAGGCTAAGAGATACATTGATCAGAAAGTTGAGTTAGCA AGTGGGACCAAAACAAAGGAATATCTAGATAAGCTGGATGAAGCGCTTGAG GTTGCAAGAAATAACTTCAATCCTGAGTTGGTGGTATATAATGCTGGCACTGATATCCTAGACGGAGATCCTTTGGGCAGATTGAAG ATCAGTCCTGATGGAGTGATGACTAGAGATGAGAAGGTTTTCAGATTTGCTAGAGAAAGAAATATACCACTTCTGATGCTTACTTCAG GTGGCTATATGAAGTCTAGTGCTCGAGTAATAGCAGATTCAATTATAAATCTTTCCAAGAAAAACTTGATAGCATTGGACAGTCCTCTGGGTAGAAAGTAA
- the LOC135625422 gene encoding histone deacetylase 2-like isoform X3: MAASGAPVSALATSRRCLAFESLRVIATSGHRIQIFSDLTALVRPVVYSRISHGSLLLLPRSRPDGTRGCHPQGSDPLQQSLLRRSALQGACDLLVILRHRVFWNRETVHSESYLSSLKSSLNVATIIEVPPVSLLPNCLVQNKVLYPFRKQVGGSILAAKLAKEQGWAINIGGGFHHCSAENGGGFCAYADISLCIQFAFVLLNISRVMIIDLDAHQGNGHEIDFSNDRRVYILDMYNAGIYPFDFEAKRYIDQKVELASGTKTKEYLDKLDEALEVARNNFNPELVVYNAGTDILDGDPLGRLKISPDGVMTRDEKVFRFARERNIPLLMLTSGGYMKSSARVIADSIINLSKKNLIALDSPLGRK; encoded by the exons ATGGCAGCGAGCGGCGCGCCTGTATCAGCACTGGCCACGTCTCGTCGCTGTCTCGCCTTCGAGTCACTTCGCGTCATTGCTACTTCCGGCCATCGTATACAAATATTCTCCG atcTCACCGCTTTGGTTCGTCCGGTCGTTTACTCCCGCATCAGCCATggcagcctcctcctcctccccagaaGCCGCCCCGACGGGACCCGCGGATGCCATCCGCAGGGATCGGATCCTCTCCAGCAATCTCTACTTCGACGTTCTGCCCTCCAAG GTGCCTGTGATCTACTCGTCATCCTACGACATCGCGTTTTTTGGAATCGAGAAACT GTGCATTCAGAATCATACTTGAGCAGTCTCAAAAGCAGCTTAAATGTTGCCACTATTATTGAG GTCCCTCCTGTTTCTTTGCTTCCCAATTGCCTTGTACAGAATAAAGTGCTTTACCCATTTCGCAAGCAG GTGGGAGGTTCCATACTGGCAGCTAAACTTGCAAAAGAGCAAGGGTGGGCCATCAATATTGGTGGTGGTTTCCATCATTGTTCAGCAGAAAATGGAGGTGGATTTTGCGCGTATGCTGACATTTCACTTTGTATTCAGTTTGCTTTTGTTCTTTTGAATATTTCAAG agtaATGATAATTGATCTTGATGCTCACCAAGGGAACGGCCATGAAATAGACTTCTCTAATGACA GAAGGGTTTATATTCTGGACATGTACAATGCTGGAATATATCCTTTT GACTTTGAGGCTAAGAGATACATTGATCAGAAAGTTGAGTTAGCA AGTGGGACCAAAACAAAGGAATATCTAGATAAGCTGGATGAAGCGCTTGAG GTTGCAAGAAATAACTTCAATCCTGAGTTGGTGGTATATAATGCTGGCACTGATATCCTAGACGGAGATCCTTTGGGCAGATTGAAG ATCAGTCCTGATGGAGTGATGACTAGAGATGAGAAGGTTTTCAGATTTGCTAGAGAAAGAAATATACCACTTCTGATGCTTACTTCAG GTGGCTATATGAAGTCTAGTGCTCGAGTAATAGCAGATTCAATTATAAATCTTTCCAAGAAAAACTTGATAGCATTGGACAGTCCTCTGGGTAGAAAGTAA
- the LOC103969435 gene encoding uncharacterized protein LOC103969435 isoform X2, with amino-acid sequence MEALRWLLSVAKKKENVVTGLLLGTFVTLAVRSSVQEREIDALEAEKSSLRADISSLYSSMWSCRQDLFALAAAADPTSSPKQPFIPLSRLRAIYGEEEPPSNSAVLPSAVDPQGVGVDAGKESISIA; translated from the exons ATGGAAGCGTTGCGGTGGCTGCTGTCGGTGGCAAAGAAGAAAGAGAACGTGGTCACCGGCCTGCTGCTCGGCACCTTTGTGACCTTGGCCGTCCGATCCTCCGTGCAAGAGCGGGAGATCGATGCCCTCGAGGCCGAAAAGTCTTCCCTCCGCGCCGACATCTCCTCCCTGTACTCCTCCATGTGGTCCTGTCGCCAGGACCTCTTCgccctcgccgccgccgccgacccGACCTCCTCCCCAAAGCAACCATTCATCCCCCTTTCCCGACTCCGCGCCATCTACGGCGAGGAGGAACCGCCCTCCAACTCTGCTGTCCTTCCGTCGGCGGTGGATCCTCAAG GTGTAGGGGTGGATGCAGGAAAAGAATCGATATCTATTGCTTAG
- the LOC103969436 gene encoding nucleosome assembly protein 1;2 isoform X2, protein MSSDKQQDSLNLADLALSAEDRAGLVDALKNKLQSLAGKHTDVLETLSPAVRKRVEVLREVQSQHDELEAKFFEERAALEAKYQKLYEPLYTKRYEIVNGVVEVEGVKDESPEETGSEDKASEEKGVPGFWLTAMKANEVLTEEIQERDEEALKYLKDIKWCRIEDPKGFKLEFFFNPNPFFKNAVLTKTYHMIDEDEPILEKAIGTDIEWYPGKCLTQKILKKKPKKGSKNAKPITKTEDCESFFNFFKPPQVPDDDADIDEETAEELQGQMEVDYDIGSTIKDKIIPHAVSWFTGEAVEGDELEIEDEDEDDEEEEEEEEEDDDEDEDEDEEDQTKTKKSATGQKKSGGEQAQRPAECKQQ, encoded by the exons ATGAGCAGCGATAAGCAACAGGACAGCCTCAACCTCGCCGATCTCG CTCTGAGTGCGGAGGATCGAGCTGGTCTTGTCGATGCTTTGAAG AACAAGCTCCAGAGTCTGGCAGGGAAGCATACGGATGTCTTGGAGACGCTCAGCCCGGCGGTCAGGAAGCGCGTCGAGGTGTTGAGAGAGGTCCAG AGCCAACATGATGAGCTTGAGGCAAAATTTTTTGAGGAGAGGGCTGCACTTGAAGCTAAATACCAGAAGCTTTATGAGCCATTATATACAAAG AGATATGAGATTGTAAATGGTGTAGTCGAAGTTGAAGGTGTCAAAGATGAATCTCCAGAGGAAACCGGTTCTGAGGATAAAGCTAGTGAAG AAAAAGGCGTGCCTGGCTTTTGGCTCACTGCTATGAAAGCAAATGAAGTGCTAACTGAGGAG ATTCAAGAACGTGATGAAGAAGCTCTTAAGTATCTAAAGGATATAAAGTGGTGCAGAATTGAGGATCCTAAGGGTTTTAAACTTGAGTTTTTCTTCAATCCTAATCCTTTTTTCAAGAATGCTGTTCTGACAAAAACATACCACATGATTGATGAGGATGAACCAATCTTAGAGAAAGCAATTGG GACGGATATTGAGTGGTATCCAGGGAAGTGCTTGACTCAGAAGATCCTAAAAAAGAAGCCCAAGAAGGGTTCAAAAAATGCCAAGCCCATTACAAAAACGGAGGACTGTGAGAGCTTTTTTAACTTTTTCAAGCCTCCACAAGTACCTGATGATGATGCAGATATTGATGAAGAGACT GCTGAGGAATTGCAGGGTCAGATGGAAGTGGATTATGATATTGG GTCCACAATTAAAGACAAGATAATCCCTCATGCAGTTTCATGGTTCACGGGGGAGGCTGTCGAAGGTGATGAACTTGAAATAGAGGATGAAGATGAggatgatgaagaagaggaagaggaagaggaagaggatgatgaTGAGGACGAGGATGAGGATGAAGAAGACCAAACTAAGACCAAGAAG TCGGCAACAGGGCAGAAG AAGAGTGGAGGGGAGCAAGCCCAACGACCAGCTGAGTGCAAACAACAGTAA
- the LOC135625422 gene encoding histone deacetylase 2-like isoform X2, translating into MWSELRQVNSASAERSLCPYPLKHAYDGSERRACISTGHVSSLSRLRVTSRHCYFRPSYTNILRHGSLLLLPRSRPDGTRGCHPQGSDPLQQSLLRRSALQGACDLLVILRHRVFWNRETVHSESYLSSLKSSLNVATIIEVPPVSLLPNCLVQNKVLYPFRKQVGGSILAAKLAKEQGWAINIGGGFHHCSAENGGGFCAYADISLCIQFAFVLLNISRVMIIDLDAHQGNGHEIDFSNDRRVYILDMYNAGIYPFDFEAKRYIDQKVELASGTKTKEYLDKLDEALEVARNNFNPELVVYNAGTDILDGDPLGRLKISPDGVMTRDEKVFRFARERNIPLLMLTSGGYMKSSARVIADSIINLSKKNLIALDSPLGRK; encoded by the exons ATGTGGTCCGAACTCAGACAAGTGAACTCAGCATCCGCCGAGAGATCGTTATGCCCCTACCCGTTGAAGCACGCGTACGATGGCAGCGAGCGGCGCGCCTGTATCAGCACTGGCCACGTCTCGTCGCTGTCTCGCCTTCGAGTCACTTCGCGTCATTGCTACTTCCGGCCATCGTATACAAATATTCTCCG CCATggcagcctcctcctcctccccagaaGCCGCCCCGACGGGACCCGCGGATGCCATCCGCAGGGATCGGATCCTCTCCAGCAATCTCTACTTCGACGTTCTGCCCTCCAAG GTGCCTGTGATCTACTCGTCATCCTACGACATCGCGTTTTTTGGAATCGAGAAACT GTGCATTCAGAATCATACTTGAGCAGTCTCAAAAGCAGCTTAAATGTTGCCACTATTATTGAG GTCCCTCCTGTTTCTTTGCTTCCCAATTGCCTTGTACAGAATAAAGTGCTTTACCCATTTCGCAAGCAG GTGGGAGGTTCCATACTGGCAGCTAAACTTGCAAAAGAGCAAGGGTGGGCCATCAATATTGGTGGTGGTTTCCATCATTGTTCAGCAGAAAATGGAGGTGGATTTTGCGCGTATGCTGACATTTCACTTTGTATTCAGTTTGCTTTTGTTCTTTTGAATATTTCAAG agtaATGATAATTGATCTTGATGCTCACCAAGGGAACGGCCATGAAATAGACTTCTCTAATGACA GAAGGGTTTATATTCTGGACATGTACAATGCTGGAATATATCCTTTT GACTTTGAGGCTAAGAGATACATTGATCAGAAAGTTGAGTTAGCA AGTGGGACCAAAACAAAGGAATATCTAGATAAGCTGGATGAAGCGCTTGAG GTTGCAAGAAATAACTTCAATCCTGAGTTGGTGGTATATAATGCTGGCACTGATATCCTAGACGGAGATCCTTTGGGCAGATTGAAG ATCAGTCCTGATGGAGTGATGACTAGAGATGAGAAGGTTTTCAGATTTGCTAGAGAAAGAAATATACCACTTCTGATGCTTACTTCAG GTGGCTATATGAAGTCTAGTGCTCGAGTAATAGCAGATTCAATTATAAATCTTTCCAAGAAAAACTTGATAGCATTGGACAGTCCTCTGGGTAGAAAGTAA
- the LOC103969436 gene encoding nucleosome assembly protein 1;2 isoform X1 gives MSSDKQQDSLNLADLGSALSAEDRAGLVDALKNKLQSLAGKHTDVLETLSPAVRKRVEVLREVQSQHDELEAKFFEERAALEAKYQKLYEPLYTKRYEIVNGVVEVEGVKDESPEETGSEDKASEEKGVPGFWLTAMKANEVLTEEIQERDEEALKYLKDIKWCRIEDPKGFKLEFFFNPNPFFKNAVLTKTYHMIDEDEPILEKAIGTDIEWYPGKCLTQKILKKKPKKGSKNAKPITKTEDCESFFNFFKPPQVPDDDADIDEETAEELQGQMEVDYDIGSTIKDKIIPHAVSWFTGEAVEGDELEIEDEDEDDEEEEEEEEEDDDEDEDEDEEDQTKTKKSATGQKKSGGEQAQRPAECKQQ, from the exons ATGAGCAGCGATAAGCAACAGGACAGCCTCAACCTCGCCGATCTCGGTTCCG CTCTGAGTGCGGAGGATCGAGCTGGTCTTGTCGATGCTTTGAAG AACAAGCTCCAGAGTCTGGCAGGGAAGCATACGGATGTCTTGGAGACGCTCAGCCCGGCGGTCAGGAAGCGCGTCGAGGTGTTGAGAGAGGTCCAG AGCCAACATGATGAGCTTGAGGCAAAATTTTTTGAGGAGAGGGCTGCACTTGAAGCTAAATACCAGAAGCTTTATGAGCCATTATATACAAAG AGATATGAGATTGTAAATGGTGTAGTCGAAGTTGAAGGTGTCAAAGATGAATCTCCAGAGGAAACCGGTTCTGAGGATAAAGCTAGTGAAG AAAAAGGCGTGCCTGGCTTTTGGCTCACTGCTATGAAAGCAAATGAAGTGCTAACTGAGGAG ATTCAAGAACGTGATGAAGAAGCTCTTAAGTATCTAAAGGATATAAAGTGGTGCAGAATTGAGGATCCTAAGGGTTTTAAACTTGAGTTTTTCTTCAATCCTAATCCTTTTTTCAAGAATGCTGTTCTGACAAAAACATACCACATGATTGATGAGGATGAACCAATCTTAGAGAAAGCAATTGG GACGGATATTGAGTGGTATCCAGGGAAGTGCTTGACTCAGAAGATCCTAAAAAAGAAGCCCAAGAAGGGTTCAAAAAATGCCAAGCCCATTACAAAAACGGAGGACTGTGAGAGCTTTTTTAACTTTTTCAAGCCTCCACAAGTACCTGATGATGATGCAGATATTGATGAAGAGACT GCTGAGGAATTGCAGGGTCAGATGGAAGTGGATTATGATATTGG GTCCACAATTAAAGACAAGATAATCCCTCATGCAGTTTCATGGTTCACGGGGGAGGCTGTCGAAGGTGATGAACTTGAAATAGAGGATGAAGATGAggatgatgaagaagaggaagaggaagaggaagaggatgatgaTGAGGACGAGGATGAGGATGAAGAAGACCAAACTAAGACCAAGAAG TCGGCAACAGGGCAGAAG AAGAGTGGAGGGGAGCAAGCCCAACGACCAGCTGAGTGCAAACAACAGTAA